Proteins encoded in a region of the Mycoplasma mobile 163K genome:
- a CDS encoding M24 family metallopeptidase codes for MNRKYIEKVFELTKADVIISDSYQTRKWYADVMTSDGFIIIEKNRADLFVDGRYIEYAKTNARNVEVHLLLKDSLKTFVQQKKYQVVALEKDYLKIDGFNKIKNLIPDAKFKFFDAQTLRILKDDVEISKIQGAIDISLNAFDMLKSFLTPGVSEKEIDHKLGYLLRRHGAEKESFDTIVASGPNTAMPHAKPSDRILEEGDIVTIDFGAQFQGYAADITRTFILGGKEKAKDPKYVEILEIVEEAAKRGRNAVKPGISTSEIDKICREYIDSKGYGKYFVHSTGHGLGIDVHELPVVAQRLKGEILEPGMVITVEPGIYIEGIGGARIEDDVLVTETGHRVLSRK; via the coding sequence ATGAATCGTAAATATATTGAAAAAGTTTTTGAACTAACTAAAGCCGATGTAATTATTTCAGATTCATATCAAACTAGAAAATGATATGCTGATGTTATGACAAGTGATGGATTTATTATCATTGAAAAAAATAGAGCGGATCTTTTTGTAGATGGTAGATATATTGAATATGCAAAGACAAATGCAAGAAATGTTGAAGTTCATTTATTATTAAAAGATAGTTTAAAAACTTTTGTTCAACAAAAAAAATACCAAGTAGTTGCATTAGAAAAAGACTATTTGAAAATAGATGGATTTAACAAAATTAAAAATCTTATACCTGATGCAAAATTTAAATTTTTTGATGCTCAAACATTAAGAATATTAAAAGATGATGTTGAAATTTCTAAAATTCAAGGAGCTATTGATATTTCCTTGAATGCTTTTGATATGCTTAAGTCATTTTTAACACCTGGAGTAAGTGAAAAAGAAATTGACCACAAATTAGGATACCTTTTAAGACGTCATGGTGCTGAAAAGGAAAGTTTTGACACAATTGTTGCTAGTGGCCCAAATACAGCAATGCCTCATGCAAAGCCTAGTGATAGAATTTTAGAAGAAGGAGATATTGTTACAATTGATTTTGGAGCACAATTTCAAGGATATGCAGCAGATATAACAAGAACTTTCATTCTTGGAGGTAAGGAAAAAGCAAAAGATCCTAAATATGTTGAAATACTAGAAATTGTAGAAGAAGCTGCTAAAAGAGGAAGAAATGCAGTAAAACCTGGAATTAGTACTTCTGAGATCGATAAAATTTGTCGTGAATATATTGACTCAAAGGGTTATGGCAAGTATTTTGTTCATTCGACAGGACATGGGTTAGGAATTGATGTTCATGAATTACCTGTTGTTGCCCAAAGATTAAAAGGTGAAATTTTAGAGCCTGGAATGGTTATTACAGTTGAACCTGGAATTTATATCGAAGGAATTGGTGGAGCAAGAATCGAAGATGATGTTCTTGTAACAGAAACAGGACATAGAGTTCTAAGTAGAAAGTAG
- the tyrS gene encoding tyrosine--tRNA ligase, translated as MNSFLKELQEKNLIQDISNIEKIENSLKNKMGIYVGFDPSAKSIHLGNFVVINVLLIAKKHRIPTVALIGGATGGIGDPSGKKSERILIDEDTLKKNTEAIKKQIKHFLPDAKIVNNSDFYKNQSFIDFLRDVGKFIQVSYMLSKEIVKNRLESGISFTEFAYSLIQANDFHYLFKNHNVGIQFGGSDQWGNITTGLELIRKRNGENSFSGGFTIKLLLKSDGTKFGKSEQGAIYLDPSLTSPYTMYQFLLNQNDSDLLNLFNFISDLGIKEILEIITKHSENPEKRYGQKMLANNIVNRIHGKNALNEVENISNILFKNGKINDLSKSEVSIIINSFEVNHVNFSNDEKIIDILDRAKIFKSKNEIRKLIEQKGLVVGAEIITDFDQILKDSNLTHGVIFARQGKKKIFIIKKS; from the coding sequence ATGAATAGTTTTTTAAAAGAGTTGCAAGAGAAAAATCTGATTCAAGATATTTCTAATATTGAAAAAATTGAAAATTCTTTAAAAAATAAAATGGGTATTTATGTAGGTTTTGATCCAAGTGCAAAAAGCATTCATTTAGGAAACTTTGTTGTTATTAATGTACTTTTAATTGCAAAAAAACACAGAATTCCAACAGTCGCTTTAATTGGTGGAGCAACAGGAGGAATTGGTGATCCTTCAGGCAAAAAAAGCGAAAGAATTTTAATTGATGAAGATACTTTAAAAAAGAACACAGAAGCAATTAAAAAGCAAATTAAACATTTTCTTCCGGATGCAAAAATTGTTAATAATAGTGATTTTTACAAAAATCAAAGTTTCATTGATTTTTTAAGAGATGTTGGAAAATTCATTCAAGTTTCTTATATGTTATCAAAAGAAATAGTTAAAAATAGGCTTGAAAGTGGGATTTCTTTTACTGAATTTGCATATTCACTAATTCAAGCAAATGATTTTCATTATTTATTTAAAAATCATAATGTAGGGATTCAATTTGGAGGTTCAGATCAATGAGGGAATATTACGACAGGTCTTGAATTAATTAGAAAAAGAAATGGGGAAAATAGTTTTAGTGGAGGTTTTACAATCAAGCTTCTATTAAAATCTGATGGGACAAAATTTGGAAAAAGTGAACAAGGAGCTATTTATCTCGATCCTTCACTAACTAGCCCATATACAATGTATCAATTTCTTTTGAATCAAAATGACAGTGATTTATTGAATTTATTCAATTTTATTTCTGATTTAGGAATAAAAGAAATTTTGGAAATTATTACTAAACATAGTGAAAATCCTGAAAAAAGATATGGGCAAAAAATGCTTGCAAATAATATTGTAAACCGCATCCATGGAAAAAATGCTTTAAATGAAGTTGAAAATATCTCAAATATTTTATTTAAAAATGGAAAAATAAATGATTTAAGTAAAAGTGAGGTTTCTATTATTATTAATAGTTTTGAAGTGAATCATGTAAATTTTTCTAATGATGAAAAAATTATTGATATTTTAGATAGAGCAAAAATTTTTAAATCAAAAAATGAAATAAGAAAATTAATTGAGCAAAAAGGGCTTGTTGTTGGTGCTGAAATAATTACTGATTTTGATCAAATATTAAAAGATTCTAATTTAACACATGGAGTTATTTTTGCTAGGCAAGGAAAGAAAAAAATTTTTATTATCAAAAAATCTTAA
- a CDS encoding GIY-YIG nuclease family protein — MNKTLDLDNVTTKPGVYLWKNKHGNIVYVGKAKNLRSRMKQYFSGMLNSYKTIKLVQIIDSYEVIVTTSEKEALILERNLIETHKPSFNILLIDDKRYPYIKISLLKNDIEIKMVRRYKKQNNSFYYGPFPTGFGAKVLINLLIRETKFEKGLPVVNKNASYWKEQFKKVKNILGVNNKEYINDLKKQMFLSAENFQFEIANEIKSTILFLEELKNNQVVELKNDKNIDVIGFSEDKNYIFLNMLFYRYGALLSSEDFVLEKLSDGKETIRKFINEYYTLNLLPDELIISLEFTHNDLNFDFEILNPKRGTYKNILDNAIMSANEKREIKILEFERKKEITINNIEKLEELLETKNLNHFLVIDNSNTNNFSPVSVIISYKNGLKDKKNYKKFNLETGDRKADVEYMKEACFRYFSKKENPIPDLLIVDGALAQVREVKKILASLFIKLKVIGLVKNDKHITSHIINLKEKREEISDASLLIFLKSIQEEVDRFAKFHHRSLRTKNTLEGFLLSIKGIGPKTEKKLLENFKNYSEIYNASLEDLEKILSKSIAKTLYEKIKKNIN, encoded by the coding sequence ATGAATAAAACTTTAGATTTAGATAATGTAACAACAAAGCCTGGTGTTTATCTTTGAAAAAATAAACATGGCAACATTGTTTATGTTGGAAAGGCCAAAAATTTAAGAAGTAGAATGAAACAATATTTTAGTGGAATGCTAAATTCTTACAAAACTATAAAATTAGTTCAAATCATAGATTCATACGAAGTAATTGTTACTACTAGCGAAAAAGAAGCTTTGATATTGGAAAGAAATTTAATCGAAACACATAAACCAAGTTTCAATATTTTATTAATAGATGATAAAAGATATCCTTATATAAAAATATCACTATTAAAAAATGATATTGAAATAAAAATGGTAAGAAGATATAAAAAGCAAAATAATAGCTTTTATTATGGACCTTTCCCAACGGGTTTTGGAGCAAAAGTTTTGATCAATTTATTAATAAGAGAAACAAAATTTGAAAAAGGACTGCCAGTTGTAAACAAAAATGCCTCTTATTGGAAAGAACAATTTAAAAAAGTAAAAAATATTTTAGGTGTAAATAACAAAGAATACATAAATGACTTGAAAAAGCAAATGTTTTTAAGTGCTGAGAATTTTCAATTTGAAATTGCAAATGAAATAAAATCAACAATACTATTTTTAGAAGAGTTAAAAAACAATCAAGTTGTTGAATTAAAAAATGATAAAAATATTGATGTTATTGGATTTTCAGAAGATAAAAACTATATATTTTTAAATATGCTTTTTTATAGATATGGAGCCTTATTATCTAGTGAGGATTTTGTTTTAGAAAAATTAAGTGATGGAAAAGAAACTATTAGAAAATTTATAAATGAATATTACACTTTAAATTTGCTACCTGATGAATTAATTATTTCATTAGAGTTTACACATAATGATCTGAATTTTGATTTTGAAATATTAAATCCTAAAAGAGGAACCTACAAAAATATTTTAGATAATGCAATAATGAGTGCTAATGAAAAAAGAGAAATTAAAATTTTAGAATTTGAAAGAAAAAAAGAAATCACAATAAATAATATTGAAAAATTAGAAGAATTACTTGAAACGAAAAATCTTAATCATTTTCTTGTGATTGACAATTCAAATACAAATAATTTTTCACCAGTTTCAGTAATTATTAGTTATAAAAATGGATTAAAAGACAAAAAAAATTATAAAAAATTTAATTTAGAAACGGGTGATAGAAAAGCAGATGTTGAATATATGAAAGAAGCTTGTTTTAGATATTTTTCCAAAAAAGAAAATCCAATTCCTGATCTTTTGATTGTGGATGGAGCCCTTGCTCAAGTAAGAGAAGTAAAAAAAATTTTAGCATCATTATTTATAAAGCTTAAAGTTATTGGTTTAGTAAAAAATGATAAACACATCACAAGTCATATTATTAATTTAAAGGAAAAAAGAGAAGAAATTAGCGATGCTTCTTTATTGATATTTTTAAAATCTATTCAAGAAGAAGTAGATAGATTTGCTAAATTTCATCACCGCTCTTTAAGAACAAAAAATACTTTGGAAGGATTTTTACTTTCGATTAAAGGTATAGGGCCTAAAACTGAAAAAAAATTATTGGAAAATTTTAAAAATTACAGTGAAATTTACAATGCTTCTCTAGAAGATTTAGAAAAAATACTTTCAAAATCTATTGCAAAAACACTTTATGAAAAAATAAAAAAAAATATTAATTAA
- the pth gene encoding aminoacyl-tRNA hydrolase has protein sequence MKLIIGLGNPDPKYQKNRHNVGYMVVDKILENLRLKINKEKFSGIFVKTEEFIIAKPTTYMNLSGDFVKNISTYFKVSPNNILIIYDDMSYEVGQAAIKPKGGSNGQNGIKDILLKMNTEEIPRLKIGIGKNQEAAKHVLSDFTLEEFKIIDLVINQAAEAAISFLFNDIRIVMNSYNK, from the coding sequence ATGAAATTAATAATTGGTCTAGGGAATCCAGATCCTAAATATCAAAAAAATAGACATAATGTTGGCTACATGGTTGTAGATAAAATTTTGGAAAATTTACGTTTAAAAATAAATAAAGAAAAATTTTCAGGTATTTTTGTAAAAACTGAAGAATTTATTATTGCAAAGCCAACTACATATATGAATTTAAGTGGAGATTTTGTAAAAAATATAAGTACTTATTTTAAAGTAAGTCCTAATAATATTTTAATCATTTATGATGATATGAGCTATGAAGTTGGCCAAGCAGCAATTAAACCAAAAGGTGGGTCCAATGGGCAAAATGGAATAAAAGATATTCTTTTAAAAATGAATACAGAAGAAATTCCAAGACTGAAAATTGGAATTGGTAAAAATCAAGAAGCAGCAAAACATGTTTTAAGTGATTTTACTTTGGAAGAATTTAAAATCATTGATTTAGTAATTAATCAAGCAGCAGAAGCAGCTATTTCTTTTTTATTCAATGACATAAGAATTGTGATGAATAGTTATAATAAATAG
- a CDS encoding Dps family protein, with protein sequence MKNIEKLRKLQASIMVFTNNVYSLHWNVKGSHFFEIHEETEKLFKDLREMYDDVAEKIVMHDALPVGSYKNQLELSAIKEIETKWYDLTFISNNVVESLGKIIELTDAVEGTNVIQPMLDEIYLKADKWRWNFRQLVK encoded by the coding sequence ATGAAAAATATCGAAAAATTAAGAAAGCTTCAGGCTTCAATTATGGTTTTTACAAATAATGTTTATTCTTTACACTGAAATGTTAAGGGGTCTCATTTTTTTGAAATTCATGAAGAAACTGAAAAATTATTTAAAGATTTAAGAGAAATGTATGATGATGTTGCTGAAAAAATTGTTATGCATGATGCATTGCCAGTTGGTTCTTATAAAAATCAATTGGAATTAAGTGCAATTAAAGAAATTGAAACCAAATGATATGATTTAACTTTTATTTCCAATAACGTTGTTGAGTCTTTAGGAAAAATTATTGAGCTTACAGATGCAGTCGAGGGAACAAATGTTATTCAACCAATGCTGGATGAAATCTATTTAAAAGCTGATAAATGAAGATGAAATTTTAGACAATTAGTGAAATAA
- a CDS encoding class I tRNA ligase family protein — protein MYNHNEIEKKWQTRWEKTKAFKTTNKSKDKFYALDMFPYPSGSGLHVGHPEGYTATDIISRYKRLKGFDVLHPIGWDAFGLPAEQYALSSGKHPQPFTLKNIENFRRQLKSLGFSFDYEKEVNTTDPSYYRWTQWIFKQIYKKGLAEIREVDVNWCPGLGTVLANEEIVENDKGEMVSERGSFPVYKKPMKQWVLKITNYADRLLEDLNLLDWPDSLKKLQTNWIGKEEIDGKITYKLQDWIFARQRYWGEPFPVYFDEDNNVYLIDELVELPHMENIMPSGTGEGPLATNTEWVQYKKNNKIFKRDTNTMPQWAGSCWYYLAYIMKQEDGTYLPIDSKKAYEAFSKWLPVDLYIGGQEHAVLHLLYARFWHKILYDLKIVPTKEPFQKLINQGMILGKDGQKMSKSLGNVVNPDEIIQNFGADTLRVYEMFMGPLTDTKKWNESTVEATYKWILRVKRIFQIFIEDKSKINSLHKDDQFISEHNLLIKEITQDIEDLKFNIMISKLMIFVNSLYKKEKIYSLKPLKDFAIMFSTIAPHISEELLESLGEKEIMFQSWPTYENNKILLTKDIVAIQVNGKLRETFEIENDWDEKRVIEEAKKLPNVKKHLENKIIKKEIYIAKKILNFII, from the coding sequence ATGTATAATCACAACGAAATCGAAAAAAAGTGACAAACAAGATGAGAAAAAACAAAAGCATTTAAAACAACAAATAAATCTAAAGATAAATTTTATGCATTAGATATGTTTCCTTATCCTTCGGGATCAGGATTGCATGTTGGTCACCCTGAAGGCTACACAGCTACAGATATTATATCTAGATATAAAAGGTTAAAAGGTTTTGATGTTTTGCATCCAATAGGTTGAGATGCTTTTGGACTTCCTGCTGAGCAATATGCTTTATCAAGTGGAAAGCATCCTCAACCATTTACATTAAAAAATATTGAAAATTTTAGAAGACAATTAAAATCTTTAGGATTTAGTTTCGATTATGAAAAGGAAGTAAATACAACAGATCCTTCTTATTATCGTTGAACACAATGAATTTTTAAACAAATTTACAAAAAAGGTTTAGCCGAGATTAGAGAAGTTGATGTTAATTGATGTCCTGGATTAGGTACTGTTTTAGCAAATGAAGAAATTGTTGAAAATGATAAAGGAGAAATGGTTTCTGAAAGAGGATCATTTCCAGTTTATAAAAAACCTATGAAACAATGAGTTTTGAAAATTACTAATTACGCTGATAGATTATTAGAAGATTTAAATTTATTAGATTGACCTGATTCTTTAAAAAAACTTCAAACCAATTGAATTGGAAAAGAAGAAATAGATGGAAAAATAACTTATAAATTGCAAGATTGAATTTTTGCAAGACAAAGATATTGAGGTGAACCTTTTCCTGTGTATTTTGATGAAGATAACAATGTTTATTTGATTGATGAACTTGTTGAATTACCTCATATGGAAAATATTATGCCTTCTGGAACAGGTGAAGGACCTTTAGCAACAAATACAGAATGAGTTCAGTATAAAAAAAATAATAAAATTTTTAAAAGAGATACAAATACAATGCCTCAATGAGCAGGAAGTTGTTGATATTATCTTGCATACATAATGAAACAAGAAGATGGAACTTATTTACCAATTGATTCAAAAAAAGCTTATGAAGCCTTTAGTAAATGATTACCTGTTGATTTATATATTGGGGGTCAAGAACACGCTGTTTTACACTTGTTATATGCAAGATTTTGGCACAAAATTCTTTATGATTTAAAAATAGTCCCTACTAAAGAACCATTTCAAAAATTAATTAATCAAGGAATGATTCTAGGTAAAGATGGTCAAAAAATGTCAAAGTCTCTTGGAAATGTTGTAAATCCTGATGAGATTATTCAAAATTTTGGAGCAGATACTTTAAGAGTTTATGAAATGTTTATGGGACCTTTAACAGATACTAAGAAATGAAATGAATCTACTGTTGAAGCTACTTATAAATGGATTTTAAGAGTTAAAAGAATTTTTCAAATTTTTATAGAAGACAAATCTAAAATAAATTCATTACATAAAGATGATCAATTTATTTCAGAACACAATCTTTTGATTAAAGAAATCACTCAAGATATTGAAGATTTGAAATTTAATATTATGATTTCTAAATTAATGATTTTTGTTAATTCTCTTTATAAAAAAGAAAAAATTTATTCATTAAAACCTTTAAAAGATTTTGCAATTATGTTTTCGACAATTGCTCCACATATTTCAGAAGAATTACTTGAATCTTTAGGCGAAAAAGAAATTATGTTTCAAAGTTGACCAACTTATGAAAATAATAAAATTTTACTTACAAAAGATATTGTAGCAATTCAAGTAAATGGAAAATTACGTGAAACTTTTGAAATAGAAAATGATTGAGATGAAAAAAGAGTTATTGAAGAAGCTAAAAAACTTCCTAATGTTAAAAAACATTTGGAAAATAAAATTATCAAAAAAGAAATTTATATTGCAAAGAAAATTTTAAATTTTATTATTTAA
- the rpmG gene encoding 50S ribosomal protein L33: MARDGITLRCEECKMENYITKKNKKLHTEKLETKKFCPKCNSHVTHKEKK, encoded by the coding sequence ATGGCACGTGATGGAATCACTTTAAGATGTGAAGAATGTAAAATGGAAAATTACATTACAAAGAAAAATAAAAAATTGCATACAGAAAAATTGGAAACAAAAAAGTTTTGCCCAAAATGTAATTCTCATGTAACTCACAAAGAGAAAAAATAG
- a CDS encoding MMOB5430 family gliding machinery internal complex protein, protein MNQNWRPNNPNNQNRTTNIPNTRTTIITDPKTGRPVQVQTYPQGNQPQNASMRATNTIGRTQTNTHSLAPQTAVLRTNSLVPAQQRNTNGLLVPVAPQYGTTNQQPIRRNEILEELQLRKIAAEETSKSNKILFWIFVTIIILASIAGIILLSLWGAGIFPPQ, encoded by the coding sequence ATGAATCAAAATTGAAGACCAAACAACCCAAATAACCAAAATAGAACAACTAATATACCAAATACAAGAACAACAATAATTACAGATCCAAAAACAGGAAGACCAGTTCAAGTTCAAACTTACCCACAAGGTAATCAACCTCAAAATGCTTCAATGAGAGCAACAAATACAATTGGAAGAACTCAAACTAATACTCACTCATTAGCTCCTCAAACAGCTGTATTGAGAACAAATAGTTTAGTTCCTGCACAACAAAGAAATACTAATGGATTACTTGTACCTGTTGCTCCACAATATGGAACAACAAATCAACAACCAATTAGAAGAAACGAAATTCTAGAAGAATTACAACTTAGAAAAATTGCAGCAGAAGAAACATCAAAATCAAATAAAATTTTATTTTGAATTTTTGTAACAATTATAATTTTAGCAAGTATTGCAGGTATTATATTATTAAGCTTATGAGGAGCAGGAATTTTTCCACCCCAATAA
- the ftsH gene encoding ATP-dependent zinc metalloprotease FtsH, producing MSELDNKKDKSKDSNKKPKKPGAFSIGNIIIFVIVALLLIWVVFAFLPNNPGTNKSFDGFLKDLQDAARLGDDTIFFRNISFDVVLSRFNVTFVNGATTSSYFVNYPSSVAFQNLQIPGTTFTGLELATLAIANTSASGIGTLNFSGLVTPTNQALAILLSLIPTFLFVGIIFFVYKMQSKANGGMGGFNPGKNQAERIYTKIKFSDIAGNEEVKEEVAELVDYLKNPKKYSASGARIPRGILLGGPPGTGKTLLAKATAGEANVPFYFISGSNFVELFVGVGAKRVRELFKEARKSSPAIIFIDELDAVGRSRGAGIGGGNDEREQTLNQLLVEMDGMTENSGLLVMAATNRTDVLDPALLRPGRFDRTVTVGLPNVKDREAILKLHAKGKRISSEVSFQQLAKRTPGYSGAQLENVINEASLLSVREDTKIITLEQFDEAIDRVMSGPAKKSRVITKEELTAVAYHEAGHAVVGTQLRKGVKVQKITIIPRGSAGGYNLMIPEEEKYNSSKSELIAMITSFMGGRAAEQIIYGEKEVSTGARDDIKKATSIARKMVTEWGMSDLGPIMYEEDTSNPFLGRDYTKNQLFSDHIAREIDTEVRKIILTAEQKAIEVIQENREMLELIKEALLENETIVDEEIQYIAKNLKLPSMRTKAKSENVNQIRNVDELVKEVKDQTLIIKDKNDKKIKDSENNIKTDESLDIK from the coding sequence ATGTCAGAATTAGACAATAAAAAAGATAAAAGCAAGGACAGCAACAAAAAACCTAAAAAACCCGGTGCATTTAGTATTGGTAATATCATAATTTTTGTAATAGTTGCCTTGCTTTTAATTTGAGTTGTTTTTGCTTTTCTTCCAAATAATCCAGGAACCAATAAAAGTTTTGATGGATTTTTAAAAGATTTACAAGATGCAGCAAGATTAGGAGATGATACTATATTTTTTAGAAATATATCTTTTGATGTTGTTTTATCAAGATTTAATGTAACTTTTGTAAATGGAGCAACTACGAGTTCTTATTTTGTAAATTATCCAAGTTCGGTTGCTTTTCAAAATCTACAAATTCCTGGTACTACATTTACAGGGCTTGAATTAGCCACTTTAGCAATTGCTAACACTTCAGCTAGTGGAATAGGTACACTAAATTTTTCAGGACTTGTAACTCCAACTAATCAAGCATTAGCAATTCTTTTATCGTTAATTCCTACATTTTTATTTGTTGGTATTATCTTTTTTGTTTATAAAATGCAGTCCAAAGCAAACGGCGGTATGGGTGGATTTAATCCAGGAAAAAACCAAGCTGAAAGAATTTATACAAAAATTAAATTTTCTGATATTGCAGGAAATGAAGAAGTAAAAGAAGAAGTTGCAGAATTAGTAGATTATTTGAAAAATCCAAAAAAATATTCTGCTTCAGGAGCAAGAATTCCAAGAGGGATTTTATTAGGTGGTCCTCCAGGAACAGGAAAAACTTTACTTGCAAAAGCAACTGCCGGTGAAGCGAATGTACCTTTTTACTTTATTTCAGGTTCTAACTTTGTTGAATTATTTGTCGGAGTCGGAGCTAAAAGAGTTAGAGAATTATTTAAAGAAGCTCGTAAATCATCTCCAGCTATTATTTTTATTGATGAATTAGATGCTGTTGGAAGAAGTAGAGGAGCAGGAATAGGTGGAGGTAATGACGAAAGAGAGCAAACTCTTAATCAATTACTCGTTGAAATGGACGGAATGACTGAAAATAGTGGCCTTCTAGTTATGGCTGCAACTAATAGAACAGATGTTTTAGATCCTGCTTTATTAAGACCTGGGCGTTTTGATAGAACTGTTACAGTAGGACTTCCAAATGTGAAAGATCGTGAAGCTATTTTAAAATTACATGCTAAAGGAAAAAGAATTTCTAGTGAAGTTAGTTTTCAACAATTAGCAAAAAGAACCCCAGGGTATTCAGGAGCTCAATTAGAAAATGTTATTAATGAAGCATCTTTATTATCTGTAAGAGAAGACACTAAAATAATTACTTTAGAACAATTTGATGAAGCAATTGATAGAGTAATGTCTGGACCTGCTAAAAAATCAAGAGTAATTACAAAAGAAGAACTAACTGCTGTAGCATATCATGAAGCAGGTCATGCTGTTGTCGGAACTCAATTAAGAAAAGGTGTAAAGGTTCAAAAAATAACCATTATTCCTCGTGGTTCTGCAGGGGGCTATAACTTAATGATTCCTGAAGAAGAAAAATACAATTCTTCAAAATCTGAATTAATTGCAATGATTACTTCATTTATGGGTGGTAGAGCTGCTGAGCAAATTATTTATGGCGAAAAAGAAGTTTCTACAGGCGCAAGAGATGATATTAAAAAAGCTACTTCAATTGCTAGAAAGATGGTCACAGAATGAGGTATGTCTGATTTAGGTCCAATTATGTATGAAGAAGATACCTCTAATCCTTTTTTAGGGAGAGATTATACAAAAAATCAATTATTCTCAGATCACATTGCAAGAGAAATTGATACTGAAGTAAGGAAAATAATTCTTACAGCAGAGCAAAAAGCTATTGAAGTTATTCAAGAGAATCGTGAAATGCTTGAACTTATTAAAGAAGCACTTTTAGAAAATGAAACAATTGTTGATGAAGAAATTCAATACATTGCAAAAAACTTAAAATTACCATCAATGAGAACAAAAGCCAAATCAGAAAATGTTAATCAAATCAGAAATGTTGATGAATTAGTAAAAGAAGTTAAAGATCAAACTCTAATTATCAAAGACAAGAATGACAAGAAAATAAAAGATTCTGAAAATAATATTAAAACAGACGAATCTTTAGATATAAAATAA
- a CDS encoding deoxyribonuclease IV translates to MKENKIIIGSHVEFKAPDYLFGAAKTSYNNKANAMMIYLGAPQNSKRVNVSKYKIEEYKRDFEKIIVPENIIVHAPYITNCANPDKFDFATDFLIEEIRRMSFFGAKYLVLHPGAFTTFSKEIAYEILEKALIKILDQTENVVIALETMSGKGTEIGTKINELTNLIEKIKSPRLALCLDTCHVWDAGYDIKNLEVFINHLEEIDALKYIKVIHLNDSKNDIFSKKDRHENIGKGFIGFETLQKIVFHEKFKNIPIILETPWVENIPIYDKEIKLLLGQ, encoded by the coding sequence ATGAAAGAAAACAAAATTATAATTGGCTCTCATGTAGAATTCAAAGCTCCTGATTATCTTTTTGGAGCAGCAAAAACATCTTACAATAATAAAGCTAATGCAATGATGATTTATTTAGGAGCACCACAAAATTCAAAACGTGTTAATGTTTCAAAATATAAAATTGAAGAATATAAAAGAGATTTTGAAAAAATAATTGTGCCCGAAAATATTATAGTTCATGCTCCTTACATTACAAATTGTGCAAATCCAGATAAATTTGATTTTGCTACTGATTTTTTGATTGAAGAAATTAGAAGAATGTCATTTTTTGGAGCTAAATATCTTGTTTTACATCCTGGAGCCTTTACAACTTTTTCAAAAGAAATAGCTTATGAAATTTTAGAAAAGGCTTTAATTAAAATTCTAGATCAAACCGAAAATGTTGTGATTGCACTCGAAACAATGAGTGGAAAAGGAACTGAAATCGGAACAAAAATTAATGAATTAACTAATTTAATTGAAAAAATAAAATCACCTCGTCTAGCACTTTGTTTAGATACATGTCATGTTTGAGATGCTGGTTATGATATTAAAAATTTAGAAGTTTTTATTAATCACTTAGAGGAAATTGATGCACTAAAATATATTAAAGTGATTCATTTAAATGATTCTAAAAATGATATTTTTTCAAAAAAAGATAGACATGAAAATATAGGGAAAGGATTTATTGGTTTTGAAACATTGCAAAAAATTGTCTTTCATGAAAAATTTAAAAATATTCCAATTATTCTAGAAACTCCTTGAGTTGAAAATATACCTATTTATGATAAAGAAATAAAATTATTACTTGGACAATAA